Proteins found in one Macaca nemestrina isolate mMacNem1 chromosome 4, mMacNem.hap1, whole genome shotgun sequence genomic segment:
- the LOC105474899 gene encoding voltage-gated inwardly rectifying potassium channel KCNH2 isoform X6 gives MQRPCTCDFLHGPRTQRRAAAQIAQALLGAEERKVEIAFYRKDGSCFLCLVDVVPVKNEDGAVIMFILNFEVVMEKDMVGSPAHDTNHRGPPTSWLASGRAKTFRLKLPALLALTARESSVRSGGAGGGGAPGAVVVDVDLTPAAPSSESLALDEVTAMDNHVAGLGPAEERRALVGPGSPPRSAPGPLPSPRAHSLNPDASGSSCSLARTRSRESCASVRRASSADDIEAMRAGALPPPPRHASTGAMHPLRSGLLNSTSDSDLVRYRTISKIPQITLNFVDLKGDPFLASPTSDREIIAPKIKERTHNVTEKVTQVLSLGADVLPEYKLQAPRIHRWTILHYSPFKAVWDWLILLLVIYTAVFTPYSAAFLLKETEEGPPATECGYACQPLAVVDLIVDIMFIVDILINFRTTYVNANEEVVSHPGRIAVHYFKGWFLIDMVAAIPFDLLIFGSGSEELIGLLKTARLLRLVRVARKLDRYSEYGAAVLFLLMCTFALIAHWLACIWYAIGNMEQPHMDSRIGWLHNLGDQIGKPYNSSGLGGPSIKDKYVTALYFTFSSLTSVGFGNVSPNTNSEKIFSICVMLIGSLMYASIFGNVSAIIQRLYSGTARYHTQMLRVREFIRFHQIPNPLRQRLEEYFQHAWSYTNGIDMNAVLKGFPECLQADICLHLNRSLLQHCKPFRGATKGCLRALAMKFKTTHAPPGDTLVHAGDLLTALYFISRGSIEILRGDVVVAILGKNDIFGEPLNLYARPGKSNGDVRALTYCDLHKIHRDDLLEVLDMYPEFSDHFWSSLEITFNLRDTNMIPGSPGSAELEGGFSRQRKRKLSFRRRTDKDTEQPGEVSALGPGRAGAGPSSRGRPGGPWGESPSSGPSSPESSEDEGPGRSSSPLRLVPFSSPRPPGEPPGGEPLMDDCEKSSDTCNPLSGAFSGVSNIFSFWGDSRGRQYQELPRCPAPTPSLLNIPLSSPGRRPRGDVESRLDALQRQLNRLETRLSADMATVLQLLQRQMTLVPPAYSAVTTPGPGPTSTSPLLPVSPLPTLTLDSLSQVSSSPASSMYPYPLVPRFQPKPALLPFYWALWPSLPEPWPALLPSLFSWRKAASGAAGSE, from the exons ATGCAACGACCCTGCACCTGCGACTTCCTGCACGGGCCGCGCACGCAGCGCCGCGCTGCCGCGCAGATCGCGCAGGCACTGCTGGGCGCCGAGGAGCGCAAAGTGGAGATCGCCTTCTACCGGAAAGATG GGAGCTGCTTCCTATGTCTGGTGGATGTGGTGCCCGTGAAGAACGAGGATGGGGCTGTCATCATGTTCATCCTCAATTTCGAGGTGGTGATGGAGAAGGACATGGTGGGGTCCCCGGCTCATGACACCAATCACCGGGGCCCCCCCACCAGCTGGCTGGCCTCAG GCCGCGCCAAGACCTTCCGCCTGAAGCTGCCCGCGCTGCTGGCGCTGACGGCCCGGGAGTCGTCGGTGCGGTCGGGCGGCGCAGGCGGCGGGGGCGCCCCCGGGGCCGTGGTGGTGGACGTGGACCTGACGCCCGCGGCACCCAGCAGCGAGTCCCTGGCCCTGGACGAAGTGACGGCCATGGACAACCATGTGGCAGGGCTTGGGCCCGCGGAGGAGCGGCGCGCGCTGGTGGGTCCCGGCTCTCCGCCCCGCAGCGCGCCCGGCCCGCTCCCATCGCCCCGCGCGCACAGCCTCAACCCCGACGCCTCAGGCTCCAGCTGCAGCCTGGCCCGGACGCGCTCCCGAGAGAGCTGCGCCAGCGTGCGCCGCGCCTCGTCGGCCGACGACATCGAGGCCATGCGCGCCGGGGCGCTGCCCCCGCCGCCGCGCCACGCCAGCACCG GGGCCATGCACCCCCTGCGCAGTGGCTTACTCAACTCCACCTCAGACTCCGACCTCGTGCGCTACCGCACCATCAGCAAGATTCCCCAAATCACCCTCAACTTTGTGGACCTCAAGGGTGACCCCTTCTTGGCTTCTCCCACCAGTGACCGTGAGATCATAGCACCCAAGATAAAGGAGCGAACCCACAATGTCACCGAGAAGGTCACCCAG GTCCTATCCCTGGGCGCCGATGTGCTGCCTGAGTACAAGCTGCAGGCACCGCGCATCCACCGCTGGACCATCCTGCACTACAGCCCCTTCAAGGCGGTGTGGGACTGGCTCATCCTGCTGCTGGTCATCTACACGGCCGTCTTCACACCCTACTCGGCTGCCTTCCTGCTGAAGGAGACAGAAGAAGGCCCACCTGCTACCGAATGTGGCTATGCCTGCCAGCCGCTGGCCGTGGTGGACCTCATTGTGGACATCATGTTCATTGTGGACATTCTCATCAACTTCCGCACCACCTACGTCAATGCCAACGAGGAGGTGGTCAGCCACCCCGGCCGCATCGCCGTCCACTACTTCAAGGGCTGGTTCCTCATTGACATGGTGGCCGCCATCCCCTTCGACCTGCTCATCTTCGGCTCTGGCTCTGAGGAG CTGATCGGACTGCTGAAGACTGCGCGGCTGCTGCGGCTGGTGCGCGTGGCGCGGAAGCTGGACCGCTACTCAGAGTACGGCGCGGCCGTGCTGTTCTTGCTCATGTGCACCTTCGCGCTCATTGCGCACTGGCTGGCCTGCATCTGGTACGCCATCGGCAACATGGAGCAGCCGCACATGGACTCCCGCATTGGCTGGCTGCACAACCTGGGCGACCAGATAGGCAAGCCCTACAACAGCAGCGGCCTGGGCGGCCCCTCCATCAAGGACAAGTATGTGACCGCGCTCTACTTCACCTTCAGCAGCCTCACCAGCGTGGGCTTTGGCAACGTCTCTCCCAACACCAACTCAGAGAAGATCTTCTCCATCTGCGTCATGCTCATTGGCT CCCTCATGTACGCTAGCATCTTCGGCAACGTGTCGGCCATCATCCAGCGGCTGTACTCGGGCACAGCCCGCTACCACACACAGATGCTGCGGGTGCGGGAGTTCATCCGTTTCCACCAGATCCCCAACCCCCTGCGCCAGCGCCTCGAGGAGTACTTCCAGCACGCCTGGTCCTACACCAACGGCATCGACATGAACGCG gtGCTGAAGGGCTTCCCTGAGTGCCTGCAGGCTGACATCTGCCTGCACCTGAACCGCTCACTGCTGCAGCACTGCAAACCCTTCCGAGGGGCCACCAAGGGCTGCCTTCGGGCCCTGGCCATGAAGTTCAAGACCACACATGCACCGCCAGGGGACACACTGGTGCATGCTGGGGACCTGCTCACCGCCCTGTACTTCATCTCCCGGGGCTCCATCGAGATCCTGCGGGGCGACGTCGTCGTGGCCATCCTGG GGAAGAATGACATCTTTGGGGAGCCTCTGAACCTGTATGCGAGGCCTGGCAAGTCGAACGGGGACGTGCGGGCCCTCACCTACTGTGACCTACACAAGATCCATCGGGATGACCTGCTGGAGGTGCTGGACATGTACCCTGAGTTCTCCGACCACTTCTGGTCCAGCCTGGAGATCACCTTCAACCTGCGAGAT ACCAACATGATCCCGGGCTCCCCCGGCAGCGCGGAGTTAGAGGGTGGCTTCAGTCGGCAACGCAAGCGCAAGCTGTCCTTCCGCAGGCGCACGGACAAGG ACACGGAGCAGCCAGGGGAGGTGTCGGCCTTGGGGCCGGGCCGGGCGGGGGCAGGGCCGAGTAGCCGGGGCCGGCCGGGGGGGCCGTGGGGGGAGAGCCCGTCCAGTGGCCCCTCCAGCCCTGAGAGCAGTGAGGATGAGGGCCCAGGCCGCAGCTCCAGCCCCCTCCGCCTGGTGCCCTTCTCCAGCCCCAGGCCCCCCGGAGAGCCGCCGGGTGGGGAGCCCCTGATGGACGACTGCGAGAAGAGCAGCGACACTTGCAACCCCCTGTCAG GCGCTTTCTCGGGAGTGTCCAACATTTTCAGCTTCTGGGGGGACAGTCGGGGCCGCCAGTACCAGGAGCTCCCTCGatgccccgcccccacccccagcctcctcAACATCCCCCTCTCCAGCCCGGGTCGGCGGCCCCGGGGTGACGTGGAGAGCAGGCTGGACGCCCTCCAGCGCCAGCTCAACAG GCTGGAGACCCGGCTAAGTGCAGACATGGCCACTGTCCTGCAGCTGCTACAGAGGCAGATGACGCTGGTCCCGCCCGCCTACAGTGCTGTGACCACCCCGGGGCCTGGCCCCACTTCCACATCCCCACTGTTGCCCGtcagccccctccccaccctcacctTGGACTCGCTTTCTCAGGTAAGCTCCAGCCCTGCTTCCTCGATGTACCCCTACCCACTTGTTCCCCGATTCCAGCCCAAACCTGCTTTGCTGCCTTTCTactgggctctgtggcccagccTCCCTGAACCTTGGCCTGCCCTCCTCCCATCCCTGTTCTCCTGGAGGAAGGCTGCCTCAGGAGCTGCAGGCTCAGAGTAG
- the LOC105474899 gene encoding voltage-gated inwardly rectifying potassium channel KCNH2 isoform X5, whose protein sequence is MLPQSHLSSHLAPSAGITCPRSTRREPEAQGGSCFLCLVDVVPVKNEDGAVIMFILNFEVVMEKDMVGSPAHDTNHRGPPTSWLASGRAKTFRLKLPALLALTARESSVRSGGAGGGGAPGAVVVDVDLTPAAPSSESLALDEVTAMDNHVAGLGPAEERRALVGPGSPPRSAPGPLPSPRAHSLNPDASGSSCSLARTRSRESCASVRRASSADDIEAMRAGALPPPPRHASTGAMHPLRSGLLNSTSDSDLVRYRTISKIPQITLNFVDLKGDPFLASPTSDREIIAPKIKERTHNVTEKVTQVLSLGADVLPEYKLQAPRIHRWTILHYSPFKAVWDWLILLLVIYTAVFTPYSAAFLLKETEEGPPATECGYACQPLAVVDLIVDIMFIVDILINFRTTYVNANEEVVSHPGRIAVHYFKGWFLIDMVAAIPFDLLIFGSGSEELIGLLKTARLLRLVRVARKLDRYSEYGAAVLFLLMCTFALIAHWLACIWYAIGNMEQPHMDSRIGWLHNLGDQIGKPYNSSGLGGPSIKDKYVTALYFTFSSLTSVGFGNVSPNTNSEKIFSICVMLIGSLMYASIFGNVSAIIQRLYSGTARYHTQMLRVREFIRFHQIPNPLRQRLEEYFQHAWSYTNGIDMNAVLKGFPECLQADICLHLNRSLLQHCKPFRGATKGCLRALAMKFKTTHAPPGDTLVHAGDLLTALYFISRGSIEILRGDVVVAILGKNDIFGEPLNLYARPGKSNGDVRALTYCDLHKIHRDDLLEVLDMYPEFSDHFWSSLEITFNLRDTNMIPGSPGSAELEGGFSRQRKRKLSFRRRTDKDTEQPGEVSALGPGRAGAGPSSRGRPGGPWGESPSSGPSSPESSEDEGPGRSSSPLRLVPFSSPRPPGEPPGGEPLMDDCEKSSDTCNPLSGAFSGVSNIFSFWGDSRGRQYQELPRCPAPTPSLLNIPLSSPGRRPRGDVESRLDALQRQLNRLETRLSADMATVLQLLQRQMTLVPPAYSAVTTPGPGPTSTSPLLPVSPLPTLTLDSLSQVSSSPASSMYPYPLVPRFQPKPALLPFYWALWPSLPEPWPALLPSLFSWRKAASGAAGSE, encoded by the exons ATGCTTCCACAAAGCCATCTGTCATCTCATCTGGCACCCAGTGCAGGAATCACTTGTCCCCGCAGTACCCGCAGGGAGCCTGAAGCTCAGGGAG GGAGCTGCTTCCTATGTCTGGTGGATGTGGTGCCCGTGAAGAACGAGGATGGGGCTGTCATCATGTTCATCCTCAATTTCGAGGTGGTGATGGAGAAGGACATGGTGGGGTCCCCGGCTCATGACACCAATCACCGGGGCCCCCCCACCAGCTGGCTGGCCTCAG GCCGCGCCAAGACCTTCCGCCTGAAGCTGCCCGCGCTGCTGGCGCTGACGGCCCGGGAGTCGTCGGTGCGGTCGGGCGGCGCAGGCGGCGGGGGCGCCCCCGGGGCCGTGGTGGTGGACGTGGACCTGACGCCCGCGGCACCCAGCAGCGAGTCCCTGGCCCTGGACGAAGTGACGGCCATGGACAACCATGTGGCAGGGCTTGGGCCCGCGGAGGAGCGGCGCGCGCTGGTGGGTCCCGGCTCTCCGCCCCGCAGCGCGCCCGGCCCGCTCCCATCGCCCCGCGCGCACAGCCTCAACCCCGACGCCTCAGGCTCCAGCTGCAGCCTGGCCCGGACGCGCTCCCGAGAGAGCTGCGCCAGCGTGCGCCGCGCCTCGTCGGCCGACGACATCGAGGCCATGCGCGCCGGGGCGCTGCCCCCGCCGCCGCGCCACGCCAGCACCG GGGCCATGCACCCCCTGCGCAGTGGCTTACTCAACTCCACCTCAGACTCCGACCTCGTGCGCTACCGCACCATCAGCAAGATTCCCCAAATCACCCTCAACTTTGTGGACCTCAAGGGTGACCCCTTCTTGGCTTCTCCCACCAGTGACCGTGAGATCATAGCACCCAAGATAAAGGAGCGAACCCACAATGTCACCGAGAAGGTCACCCAG GTCCTATCCCTGGGCGCCGATGTGCTGCCTGAGTACAAGCTGCAGGCACCGCGCATCCACCGCTGGACCATCCTGCACTACAGCCCCTTCAAGGCGGTGTGGGACTGGCTCATCCTGCTGCTGGTCATCTACACGGCCGTCTTCACACCCTACTCGGCTGCCTTCCTGCTGAAGGAGACAGAAGAAGGCCCACCTGCTACCGAATGTGGCTATGCCTGCCAGCCGCTGGCCGTGGTGGACCTCATTGTGGACATCATGTTCATTGTGGACATTCTCATCAACTTCCGCACCACCTACGTCAATGCCAACGAGGAGGTGGTCAGCCACCCCGGCCGCATCGCCGTCCACTACTTCAAGGGCTGGTTCCTCATTGACATGGTGGCCGCCATCCCCTTCGACCTGCTCATCTTCGGCTCTGGCTCTGAGGAG CTGATCGGACTGCTGAAGACTGCGCGGCTGCTGCGGCTGGTGCGCGTGGCGCGGAAGCTGGACCGCTACTCAGAGTACGGCGCGGCCGTGCTGTTCTTGCTCATGTGCACCTTCGCGCTCATTGCGCACTGGCTGGCCTGCATCTGGTACGCCATCGGCAACATGGAGCAGCCGCACATGGACTCCCGCATTGGCTGGCTGCACAACCTGGGCGACCAGATAGGCAAGCCCTACAACAGCAGCGGCCTGGGCGGCCCCTCCATCAAGGACAAGTATGTGACCGCGCTCTACTTCACCTTCAGCAGCCTCACCAGCGTGGGCTTTGGCAACGTCTCTCCCAACACCAACTCAGAGAAGATCTTCTCCATCTGCGTCATGCTCATTGGCT CCCTCATGTACGCTAGCATCTTCGGCAACGTGTCGGCCATCATCCAGCGGCTGTACTCGGGCACAGCCCGCTACCACACACAGATGCTGCGGGTGCGGGAGTTCATCCGTTTCCACCAGATCCCCAACCCCCTGCGCCAGCGCCTCGAGGAGTACTTCCAGCACGCCTGGTCCTACACCAACGGCATCGACATGAACGCG gtGCTGAAGGGCTTCCCTGAGTGCCTGCAGGCTGACATCTGCCTGCACCTGAACCGCTCACTGCTGCAGCACTGCAAACCCTTCCGAGGGGCCACCAAGGGCTGCCTTCGGGCCCTGGCCATGAAGTTCAAGACCACACATGCACCGCCAGGGGACACACTGGTGCATGCTGGGGACCTGCTCACCGCCCTGTACTTCATCTCCCGGGGCTCCATCGAGATCCTGCGGGGCGACGTCGTCGTGGCCATCCTGG GGAAGAATGACATCTTTGGGGAGCCTCTGAACCTGTATGCGAGGCCTGGCAAGTCGAACGGGGACGTGCGGGCCCTCACCTACTGTGACCTACACAAGATCCATCGGGATGACCTGCTGGAGGTGCTGGACATGTACCCTGAGTTCTCCGACCACTTCTGGTCCAGCCTGGAGATCACCTTCAACCTGCGAGAT ACCAACATGATCCCGGGCTCCCCCGGCAGCGCGGAGTTAGAGGGTGGCTTCAGTCGGCAACGCAAGCGCAAGCTGTCCTTCCGCAGGCGCACGGACAAGG ACACGGAGCAGCCAGGGGAGGTGTCGGCCTTGGGGCCGGGCCGGGCGGGGGCAGGGCCGAGTAGCCGGGGCCGGCCGGGGGGGCCGTGGGGGGAGAGCCCGTCCAGTGGCCCCTCCAGCCCTGAGAGCAGTGAGGATGAGGGCCCAGGCCGCAGCTCCAGCCCCCTCCGCCTGGTGCCCTTCTCCAGCCCCAGGCCCCCCGGAGAGCCGCCGGGTGGGGAGCCCCTGATGGACGACTGCGAGAAGAGCAGCGACACTTGCAACCCCCTGTCAG GCGCTTTCTCGGGAGTGTCCAACATTTTCAGCTTCTGGGGGGACAGTCGGGGCCGCCAGTACCAGGAGCTCCCTCGatgccccgcccccacccccagcctcctcAACATCCCCCTCTCCAGCCCGGGTCGGCGGCCCCGGGGTGACGTGGAGAGCAGGCTGGACGCCCTCCAGCGCCAGCTCAACAG GCTGGAGACCCGGCTAAGTGCAGACATGGCCACTGTCCTGCAGCTGCTACAGAGGCAGATGACGCTGGTCCCGCCCGCCTACAGTGCTGTGACCACCCCGGGGCCTGGCCCCACTTCCACATCCCCACTGTTGCCCGtcagccccctccccaccctcacctTGGACTCGCTTTCTCAGGTAAGCTCCAGCCCTGCTTCCTCGATGTACCCCTACCCACTTGTTCCCCGATTCCAGCCCAAACCTGCTTTGCTGCCTTTCTactgggctctgtggcccagccTCCCTGAACCTTGGCCTGCCCTCCTCCCATCCCTGTTCTCCTGGAGGAAGGCTGCCTCAGGAGCTGCAGGCTCAGAGTAG
- the LOC105474899 gene encoding voltage-gated inwardly rectifying potassium channel KCNH2 isoform X4, producing the protein MPVRRGHVAPQNTFLDTIIRKFEGQSRKFIIANARVENCAVIYCNDGFCELCGYSRAEVMQRPCTCDFLHGPRTQRRAAAQIAQALLGAEERKVEIAFYRKDGSCFLCLVDVVPVKNEDGAVIMFILNFEVVMEKDMVGSPAHDTNHRGPPTSWLASGRAKTFRLKLPALLALTARESSVRSGGAGGGGAPGAVVVDVDLTPAAPSSESLALDEVTAMDNHVAGLGPAEERRALVGPGSPPRSAPGPLPSPRAHSLNPDASGSSCSLARTRSRESCASVRRASSADDIEAMRAGALPPPPRHASTGAMHPLRSGLLNSTSDSDLVRYRTISKIPQITLNFVDLKGDPFLASPTSDREIIAPKIKERTHNVTEKVTQVLSLGADVLPEYKLQAPRIHRWTILHYSPFKAVWDWLILLLVIYTAVFTPYSAAFLLKETEEGPPATECGYACQPLAVVDLIVDIMFIVDILINFRTTYVNANEEVVSHPGRIAVHYFKGWFLIDMVAAIPFDLLIFGSGSEELIGLLKTARLLRLVRVARKLDRYSEYGAAVLFLLMCTFALIAHWLACIWYAIGNMEQPHMDSRIGWLHNLGDQIGKPYNSSGLGGPSIKDKYVTALYFTFSSLTSVGFGNVSPNTNSEKIFSICVMLIGSRYHTQMLRVREFIRFHQIPNPLRQRLEEYFQHAWSYTNGIDMNAVLKGFPECLQADICLHLNRSLLQHCKPFRGATKGCLRALAMKFKTTHAPPGDTLVHAGDLLTALYFISRGSIEILRGDVVVAILGKNDIFGEPLNLYARPGKSNGDVRALTYCDLHKIHRDDLLEVLDMYPEFSDHFWSSLEITFNLRDTNMIPGSPGSAELEGGFSRQRKRKLSFRRRTDKDTEQPGEVSALGPGRAGAGPSSRGRPGGPWGESPSSGPSSPESSEDEGPGRSSSPLRLVPFSSPRPPGEPPGGEPLMDDCEKSSDTCNPLSGAFSGVSNIFSFWGDSRGRQYQELPRCPAPTPSLLNIPLSSPGRRPRGDVESRLDALQRQLNRLETRLSADMATVLQLLQRQMTLVPPAYSAVTTPGPGPTSTSPLLPVSPLPTLTLDSLSQVSSSPASSMYPYPLVPRFQPKPALLPFYWALWPSLPEPWPALLPSLFSWRKAASGAAGSE; encoded by the exons GCCGTAAGTTCATCATCGCCAACGCTCGGGTGGAGAACTGCGCCGTCATCTACTGCAACGACGGCTTCTGCGAGCTGTGCGGCTACTCGCGGGCCGAGGTGATGCAACGACCCTGCACCTGCGACTTCCTGCACGGGCCGCGCACGCAGCGCCGCGCTGCCGCGCAGATCGCGCAGGCACTGCTGGGCGCCGAGGAGCGCAAAGTGGAGATCGCCTTCTACCGGAAAGATG GGAGCTGCTTCCTATGTCTGGTGGATGTGGTGCCCGTGAAGAACGAGGATGGGGCTGTCATCATGTTCATCCTCAATTTCGAGGTGGTGATGGAGAAGGACATGGTGGGGTCCCCGGCTCATGACACCAATCACCGGGGCCCCCCCACCAGCTGGCTGGCCTCAG GCCGCGCCAAGACCTTCCGCCTGAAGCTGCCCGCGCTGCTGGCGCTGACGGCCCGGGAGTCGTCGGTGCGGTCGGGCGGCGCAGGCGGCGGGGGCGCCCCCGGGGCCGTGGTGGTGGACGTGGACCTGACGCCCGCGGCACCCAGCAGCGAGTCCCTGGCCCTGGACGAAGTGACGGCCATGGACAACCATGTGGCAGGGCTTGGGCCCGCGGAGGAGCGGCGCGCGCTGGTGGGTCCCGGCTCTCCGCCCCGCAGCGCGCCCGGCCCGCTCCCATCGCCCCGCGCGCACAGCCTCAACCCCGACGCCTCAGGCTCCAGCTGCAGCCTGGCCCGGACGCGCTCCCGAGAGAGCTGCGCCAGCGTGCGCCGCGCCTCGTCGGCCGACGACATCGAGGCCATGCGCGCCGGGGCGCTGCCCCCGCCGCCGCGCCACGCCAGCACCG GGGCCATGCACCCCCTGCGCAGTGGCTTACTCAACTCCACCTCAGACTCCGACCTCGTGCGCTACCGCACCATCAGCAAGATTCCCCAAATCACCCTCAACTTTGTGGACCTCAAGGGTGACCCCTTCTTGGCTTCTCCCACCAGTGACCGTGAGATCATAGCACCCAAGATAAAGGAGCGAACCCACAATGTCACCGAGAAGGTCACCCAG GTCCTATCCCTGGGCGCCGATGTGCTGCCTGAGTACAAGCTGCAGGCACCGCGCATCCACCGCTGGACCATCCTGCACTACAGCCCCTTCAAGGCGGTGTGGGACTGGCTCATCCTGCTGCTGGTCATCTACACGGCCGTCTTCACACCCTACTCGGCTGCCTTCCTGCTGAAGGAGACAGAAGAAGGCCCACCTGCTACCGAATGTGGCTATGCCTGCCAGCCGCTGGCCGTGGTGGACCTCATTGTGGACATCATGTTCATTGTGGACATTCTCATCAACTTCCGCACCACCTACGTCAATGCCAACGAGGAGGTGGTCAGCCACCCCGGCCGCATCGCCGTCCACTACTTCAAGGGCTGGTTCCTCATTGACATGGTGGCCGCCATCCCCTTCGACCTGCTCATCTTCGGCTCTGGCTCTGAGGAG CTGATCGGACTGCTGAAGACTGCGCGGCTGCTGCGGCTGGTGCGCGTGGCGCGGAAGCTGGACCGCTACTCAGAGTACGGCGCGGCCGTGCTGTTCTTGCTCATGTGCACCTTCGCGCTCATTGCGCACTGGCTGGCCTGCATCTGGTACGCCATCGGCAACATGGAGCAGCCGCACATGGACTCCCGCATTGGCTGGCTGCACAACCTGGGCGACCAGATAGGCAAGCCCTACAACAGCAGCGGCCTGGGCGGCCCCTCCATCAAGGACAAGTATGTGACCGCGCTCTACTTCACCTTCAGCAGCCTCACCAGCGTGGGCTTTGGCAACGTCTCTCCCAACACCAACTCAGAGAAGATCTTCTCCATCTGCGTCATGCTCATTGGCT CCCGCTACCACACACAGATGCTGCGGGTGCGGGAGTTCATCCGTTTCCACCAGATCCCCAACCCCCTGCGCCAGCGCCTCGAGGAGTACTTCCAGCACGCCTGGTCCTACACCAACGGCATCGACATGAACGCG gtGCTGAAGGGCTTCCCTGAGTGCCTGCAGGCTGACATCTGCCTGCACCTGAACCGCTCACTGCTGCAGCACTGCAAACCCTTCCGAGGGGCCACCAAGGGCTGCCTTCGGGCCCTGGCCATGAAGTTCAAGACCACACATGCACCGCCAGGGGACACACTGGTGCATGCTGGGGACCTGCTCACCGCCCTGTACTTCATCTCCCGGGGCTCCATCGAGATCCTGCGGGGCGACGTCGTCGTGGCCATCCTGG GGAAGAATGACATCTTTGGGGAGCCTCTGAACCTGTATGCGAGGCCTGGCAAGTCGAACGGGGACGTGCGGGCCCTCACCTACTGTGACCTACACAAGATCCATCGGGATGACCTGCTGGAGGTGCTGGACATGTACCCTGAGTTCTCCGACCACTTCTGGTCCAGCCTGGAGATCACCTTCAACCTGCGAGAT ACCAACATGATCCCGGGCTCCCCCGGCAGCGCGGAGTTAGAGGGTGGCTTCAGTCGGCAACGCAAGCGCAAGCTGTCCTTCCGCAGGCGCACGGACAAGG ACACGGAGCAGCCAGGGGAGGTGTCGGCCTTGGGGCCGGGCCGGGCGGGGGCAGGGCCGAGTAGCCGGGGCCGGCCGGGGGGGCCGTGGGGGGAGAGCCCGTCCAGTGGCCCCTCCAGCCCTGAGAGCAGTGAGGATGAGGGCCCAGGCCGCAGCTCCAGCCCCCTCCGCCTGGTGCCCTTCTCCAGCCCCAGGCCCCCCGGAGAGCCGCCGGGTGGGGAGCCCCTGATGGACGACTGCGAGAAGAGCAGCGACACTTGCAACCCCCTGTCAG GCGCTTTCTCGGGAGTGTCCAACATTTTCAGCTTCTGGGGGGACAGTCGGGGCCGCCAGTACCAGGAGCTCCCTCGatgccccgcccccacccccagcctcctcAACATCCCCCTCTCCAGCCCGGGTCGGCGGCCCCGGGGTGACGTGGAGAGCAGGCTGGACGCCCTCCAGCGCCAGCTCAACAG GCTGGAGACCCGGCTAAGTGCAGACATGGCCACTGTCCTGCAGCTGCTACAGAGGCAGATGACGCTGGTCCCGCCCGCCTACAGTGCTGTGACCACCCCGGGGCCTGGCCCCACTTCCACATCCCCACTGTTGCCCGtcagccccctccccaccctcacctTGGACTCGCTTTCTCAGGTAAGCTCCAGCCCTGCTTCCTCGATGTACCCCTACCCACTTGTTCCCCGATTCCAGCCCAAACCTGCTTTGCTGCCTTTCTactgggctctgtggcccagccTCCCTGAACCTTGGCCTGCCCTCCTCCCATCCCTGTTCTCCTGGAGGAAGGCTGCCTCAGGAGCTGCAGGCTCAGAGTAG